A window of the Chelonoidis abingdonii isolate Lonesome George chromosome 19, CheloAbing_2.0, whole genome shotgun sequence genome harbors these coding sequences:
- the CYP8B1 gene encoding 7-alpha-hydroxycholest-4-en-3-one 12-alpha-hydroxylase, producing MQRRHGDIFTVLIGGYYFTFLMDPLSFRAIVKAPRAKLDFEAFAVELVTRVFGYHPCKNNHKIIQVSSTKHLMGDGLVVMTQAMMENLQTLMFHNRDSREERPWQQDGLFHYSYNIVFRAGYLALFGNEPGMGTPSEEKAKERDLIQSEELFDEFQKYDRLFPRLAYAVLPPRDKMEAERLKRLFWKVLSVKNSREKDNISGWINDQEQFLAELGVPEYMRDRFMFLLLWAAQGNTGPSSFWLLLYLMKHPEAMQAVREEVDKVLAEAHQEVKPGSPVVNITRDMLMKTPVLDSAVEETLRLTAAPILIRAVVEDLNLKMANGREYALRKGDRVALFPYITVQMDPEVHPEPHTFKYNRFLNQDGTKKDFYKNGKKLKYFNMPWGAGTSICPGRFFAVNEIKLFVFLMLSYYDLELVNEKEEIPPIDVSRWGFGSMQPSHDVQFKYRLRI from the coding sequence ATGCAGAGGCGACACGGGGACATTTTCACGGTGCTGATTGGAGGCTACTACTTCACCTTCCTAATGGACCCCCTCTCTTTCAGAGCCATAGTGAAGGCGCCAAGAGCCAAACTCGACTTTGAGGCGTTTGCAGTAGAACTGGTCACCAGGGTTTTTGGATATCACCCGTGTAAAAATAACCATAAGATTATTCAGGTGTCAAGCACAAAACACCTCATGGGAGATGGGCTGGTGGTCATGACTCAGGCTATGATGGAGAATTTGCAGACCCTCATGTTTCACAACAGGGACTCAAGAGAAGAGAGACCCTGGCAACAGGATGGGCTCTTCCACTACAGTTACAACATTGTCTTCAGAGCTGGCTACCTGGCTTTGTTTGGAAACGAGCCAGGCATGGGAACACCGAGTGAGGAGAAAGCCAAGGAGCGTGATCTCATCCAGTCCGAAGAGCTGTTTGATGAGTTCCAGAAGTATGACCGCCTCTTCCCCCGCCTGGCCTATGCCGTGTTGCCCCCAAGGGATAAAATGGAAGCGGAGAGGCTGAAGAGGCTCTTCTGGAAGGTGCTTTCTGTGAAGAACAGCCGTGAGAAGGATAACATCAGCGGGTGGATAAACGACCAAGAACAATTCTTGGCAGAGCTTGGGGTGCCTGAGTACATGCGGGATCGGTTCATGTTTCTTCTTCTCTGGGCAGCCCAAGGCAACACGGGCCCAAGCTCTTTCTGGCTTCTCTTGTATCTCATGAAGCATCCCGAAGCAATGCAGGCTGTGAGGGAAGAAGTGGACAAAGTTTTAGCAGAGGCTCATCAGGAAGTGAAGCCAGGCAGCCCTGTGGTTAACATCACCAGGGACATGTTAATGAAAACCCCTGTTCTGGACAGTGCAGTGGAGGAGACCCTGCGTCTGACAGCAGCTCCCATTCTGATCAGGGCAGTGGTTGAGGACCTGAATCTCAAGATGGCCAATGGCAGGGAATACGCCCTCCGCAAAGGGGACAGGGTAGCCCTGTTTCCCTACATCACAGTGCAGATGGACCCCGAAGTCCATCCTGAGCCTCACACCTTCAAATACAACCGGTTCCTGAACCAAGATGGCACCAAAAAAGATTTCTACAAGAATGggaaaaagctgaaatacttTAACATGCCCTGGGGGGCAGGAACCTCAATCTGTCCTGGACGGTTCTTTGCTGTCAATGAAATAAAACTGTTTGTGTTCCTGATGTTGTCTTACTATGACTTGGAGCTAGTTAACGAGAAAGAAGAGATCCCTCCGATAGACGTGAGCCGATGGGGATTTGGTTCAATGCAGCCTTCTCACGATGTCCAGTTTAAATATCGTCTACGTATTTAA